One genomic window of Tenacibaculum tangerinum includes the following:
- a CDS encoding NADPH-dependent FMN reductase, which produces MKKIIAFAGSNSQKSINKKLAIYASSLVDNVEIIILDLNDFPLPIYGIDKEMKEGIPANAVKFLDKIKEADGVIVSLAEHNGNFTVAFKNIYDWMSRIEQKLWHNKPMLLLSTSPGGRGGASVMEIAKNGFPYMGGNIITDFSLPKFYDNFKDGRIVNEEFNQKIKEAVTIFQKSV; this is translated from the coding sequence ATGAAGAAAATAATCGCTTTTGCAGGTAGTAATAGTCAAAAATCAATCAATAAAAAGCTTGCGATATACGCTTCCAGCTTAGTAGATAATGTAGAGATTATCATATTAGACTTAAATGATTTTCCATTACCAATTTATGGAATCGATAAAGAAATGAAAGAGGGTATACCAGCAAATGCAGTGAAATTTTTAGATAAAATTAAAGAGGCTGATGGAGTTATTGTTTCGTTAGCAGAGCATAATGGAAATTTTACGGTGGCTTTTAAGAATATATATGACTGGATGTCGCGCATAGAACAAAAATTATGGCACAACAAACCTATGTTGTTATTATCAACCTCTCCAGGAGGTAGAGGAGGAGCTTCAGTAATGGAAATAGCTAAAAATGGATTTCCTTATATGGGAGGAAATATCATTACAGATTTTTCTTTACCAAAATTTTATGATAACTTTAAAGACGGAAGAATTGTAAATGAGGAGTTTAATCAAAAAATAAAAGAAGCAGTTACAATTTTCCAAAAATCAGTTTAA
- a CDS encoding (4Fe-4S)-binding protein, whose protein sequence is MSEAKEVVKRYSNDDITVVWKPNSCIHSKKCWKGLIQVFNPQNRPWVNMDGASSKRIQEQVAKCPSGALSCASKNKENQGSNTAKMKVEVLEDGPLLVHGSLEVSLSNGKTETKNNSTAFCRCGASENKPYCDGTHKEINFKG, encoded by the coding sequence ATGTCAGAAGCGAAGGAAGTTGTAAAAAGATATAGCAATGATGATATCACGGTTGTTTGGAAGCCAAATAGTTGTATTCATTCAAAAAAATGTTGGAAAGGCTTGATACAAGTTTTCAATCCACAAAATAGACCGTGGGTAAATATGGATGGTGCCTCTTCAAAAAGAATACAAGAACAAGTAGCCAAATGCCCCTCAGGAGCATTATCGTGTGCTTCAAAGAATAAAGAAAATCAAGGTTCAAATACTGCAAAAATGAAAGTAGAAGTTTTAGAAGATGGCCCCTTATTAGTTCACGGAAGTTTGGAAGTTTCTCTTTCAAATGGTAAAACAGAAACCAAGAATAACTCAACTGCTTTTTGTAGGTGCGGAGCTTCAGAGAATAAACCGTATTGCGACGGTACACACAAGGAAATAAATTTTAAAGGATAA
- a CDS encoding GNAT family N-acetyltransferase encodes MQVKQEDNGKKGEFFVEKENKKVAMMTYTWAEDDKIIIDHTEVAPSLRGKGIGEELVEASINFARNKNIKIVPLCPFVKSVIDATPEYSDVLM; translated from the coding sequence ATGCAGGTTAAACAAGAAGATAACGGAAAAAAAGGGGAATTCTTTGTTGAGAAAGAGAATAAAAAAGTAGCAATGATGACCTACACTTGGGCAGAAGATGACAAAATAATTATAGACCATACCGAAGTAGCACCAAGTTTAAGAGGAAAAGGAATAGGAGAGGAGTTAGTAGAAGCCTCAATTAATTTTGCAAGAAATAAGAATATAAAAATTGTACCACTATGTCCTTTTGTAAAATCGGTTATTGATGCAACGCCTGAATATTCAGACGTTTTGATGTAA
- a CDS encoding glutaredoxin family protein: MKIVLYGRKGHAHTVAYKNFLKSAEVPFEYKDVSVDDQAKEHTKELYEGQIKYPTLFVDDEVYLTPSSDTFNKLMQDLKLRG; this comes from the coding sequence ATGAAGATAGTATTATACGGTAGAAAAGGACATGCGCATACTGTTGCATATAAAAATTTTCTAAAATCTGCGGAAGTTCCATTTGAATACAAAGATGTTTCTGTAGATGACCAAGCAAAAGAACATACCAAAGAACTTTACGAGGGGCAAATTAAATATCCTACGCTATTTGTTGACGATGAAGTGTATTTAACGCCATCGTCAGATACTTTTAACAAATTAATGCAAGACTTAAAGTTAAGAGGCTAA
- a CDS encoding MarR family winged helix-turn-helix transcriptional regulator, with product MGDISKDINSKFPNNKIKAFINIKYTANWINSKENEFFKQYSISAQQFNILRILKGANKAIKVQTIKDRMIERAPNATRLMDKLYEKNLIDRERCEHDRRVVYINITQQGKELLEEINANLDLDFIQNLTEEESIQLSELLDKIRQ from the coding sequence ATGGGAGATATTTCAAAAGACATTAACTCAAAGTTTCCAAACAATAAAATCAAAGCATTTATCAACATAAAGTACACTGCTAATTGGATCAATAGTAAAGAAAACGAGTTTTTCAAGCAATATAGTATTTCAGCGCAGCAATTTAATATTCTTCGCATTCTAAAAGGAGCTAATAAAGCGATTAAAGTTCAAACGATAAAAGATAGAATGATCGAACGAGCTCCTAATGCCACGAGGTTGATGGATAAATTATACGAGAAAAATTTAATTGATCGTGAAAGATGTGAGCACGATAGAAGAGTCGTCTATATAAATATAACGCAGCAAGGAAAAGAATTATTAGAAGAAATAAATGCTAATTTAGATTTAGATTTTATTCAGAACCTTACGGAAGAAGAATCCATTCAACTCAGCGAATTACTAGATAAAATTAGACAGTAG
- a CDS encoding carboxymuconolactone decarboxylase family protein: MSQKVQEFNDYRAKMNDKILASNNKIIKRIFNLDTNAYAEGHLPVKTKELLGLVASAVLRCDDCIAYHLKTAYENGVTKEEMMETMSIATLVGGTIVIPHLRRAVAFWEALEDEA, translated from the coding sequence ATGTCACAAAAAGTCCAAGAGTTTAACGACTATCGTGCTAAAATGAACGACAAGATTTTAGCATCTAACAATAAAATTATCAAACGTATTTTTAACCTAGATACCAATGCCTACGCAGAAGGTCATTTACCTGTTAAAACAAAAGAATTACTAGGCCTAGTAGCCTCTGCAGTACTGCGCTGCGATGATTGCATTGCTTATCATTTAAAAACAGCTTACGAAAACGGAGTTACCAAAGAAGAAATGATGGAAACTATGAGTATTGCCACATTGGTTGGCGGAACTATCGTAATTCCTCATTTACGAAGAGCTGTAGCCTTTTGGGAAGCTTTAGAAGACGAAGCTTAA
- the tatC gene encoding twin-arginine translocase subunit TatC yields MAEKEMSFLDHLEELRWHLVRSFTAIFVIAIVIFFNINFVFNEVLLAHLKPDFATYQFFCKVFTSIGIDSSFCAIKFKQTLQALNPTQQLMTGIWSSLILGFVVAFPYILWEFWRFIAPGLHESERKKSRGFIFTSSLLFFLGILFSYYVILPMSVYFFYNFEISDAIENNFKLEAYISLITNTLLGVAVFFELPVVIFFLTKIGLITPEFLRKYRKHAFVVVLILSAIITPPDVASQVIVSVPIMILYEMSIYVSKFVIKQQQKNVTKSPRV; encoded by the coding sequence ATGGCAGAAAAAGAAATGTCTTTTTTAGACCATCTTGAAGAACTAAGATGGCATCTAGTAAGAAGTTTTACGGCAATTTTTGTTATTGCAATCGTAATTTTTTTTAACATTAACTTTGTTTTTAATGAGGTACTCTTGGCTCACTTAAAGCCTGATTTCGCTACCTATCAATTTTTTTGTAAAGTATTTACTTCTATTGGAATAGATAGTAGCTTTTGTGCTATTAAATTCAAACAAACATTACAAGCTTTAAATCCTACACAGCAATTAATGACGGGTATTTGGTCTTCTTTAATTTTAGGGTTTGTAGTTGCTTTTCCATATATTTTATGGGAGTTTTGGCGATTTATAGCGCCAGGATTGCACGAAAGCGAAAGGAAAAAATCAAGAGGATTTATTTTTACTTCTTCTCTCCTTTTCTTTTTAGGTATTTTATTTAGCTATTATGTTATTCTACCCATGTCTGTATATTTCTTTTACAATTTTGAAATATCAGACGCCATAGAAAATAACTTTAAGCTAGAGGCTTATATTAGTCTTATAACCAATACATTACTAGGTGTTGCTGTATTTTTTGAGCTTCCTGTAGTCATCTTCTTCCTCACGAAAATAGGATTGATTACTCCAGAATTTTTACGAAAATACCGTAAACATGCATTTGTGGTAGTACTGATATTGTCTGCAATTATTACCCCACCAGACGTAGCCAGTCAGGTAATTGTTTCGGTACCCATTATGATTTTATATGAAATGAGTATTTATGTTTCAAAATTTGTTATAAAACAACAACAAAAGAATGTCACAAAAAGTCCAAGAGTTTAA
- a CDS encoding KpsF/GutQ family sugar-phosphate isomerase, with amino-acid sequence MKDANAILSTAKETILLESNAIANLANLLDSSFTNAVNFILNSKGRVIVTGIGKSANIATKIVATLNSTGTPAVFMHAADAIHGDLGNVQQDDVVICISKSGNTPEIKVLVPLIKNSKNKIIAITGNPDSFLGKNADFLLNSYVEKEACPNNLAPTTSTTAQLVLGDALAICLLELRGFTSSDFAKYHPGGALGKRLYLRVSDLIKNNELPKVKSTDKVTQVIVEISEKRLGVTAVVDTADKITGIITDGDIRRMLSKTTKIDELTAADIMSTTPKTIDVDAMAVEALDALENNNITQILVTNSNNNYVGVVHLHDLIKEGIF; translated from the coding sequence TTGAAAGACGCAAATGCTATTCTCTCAACCGCAAAAGAAACTATTCTTTTAGAAAGTAATGCTATTGCTAATTTAGCAAATTTATTAGATAGCTCGTTTACAAATGCTGTTAATTTTATATTGAACTCTAAAGGACGTGTTATTGTAACTGGTATTGGAAAAAGTGCGAACATTGCTACGAAGATAGTAGCAACATTAAATTCTACAGGTACTCCAGCAGTTTTTATGCATGCTGCTGATGCTATTCATGGCGATTTAGGTAATGTACAACAAGACGATGTTGTAATTTGTATTTCTAAAAGTGGTAATACTCCAGAAATAAAAGTACTGGTTCCTCTCATTAAAAATTCTAAGAATAAAATTATAGCCATTACTGGTAACCCTGATTCTTTCTTAGGAAAAAACGCCGATTTTTTACTGAATTCTTATGTTGAAAAAGAAGCCTGTCCCAACAATTTAGCACCTACTACGAGTACCACTGCTCAATTGGTGTTAGGAGATGCTCTTGCTATTTGTTTGTTAGAATTAAGAGGCTTTACTAGTAGTGATTTTGCAAAATACCATCCAGGAGGTGCATTAGGCAAACGTTTGTATTTAAGAGTTTCTGATTTGATTAAAAATAACGAATTACCAAAGGTTAAAAGTACAGACAAAGTTACTCAGGTAATTGTTGAAATTTCTGAAAAACGCTTAGGAGTTACCGCCGTTGTTGATACTGCTGATAAAATTACAGGAATCATTACCGACGGAGACATTCGTAGAATGTTAAGTAAAACAACTAAAATTGATGAGCTTACAGCGGCTGACATTATGAGTACCACACCAAAAACAATCGATGTCGATGCTATGGCTGTGGAAGCTTTAGACGCTTTAGAAAACAATAACATTACGCAAATTTTAGTTACCAATTCAAACAACAATTATGTAGGCGTAGTACATTTACACGATTTAATAAAAGAAGGAATATTTTAA
- a CDS encoding RecQ family ATP-dependent DNA helicase, translating into MNREQTDLYGSLKKIFGFNQFKGLQEDVVNSVLNNKNTFVIMPTGGGKSLCYQLPALMKEGTAIVVSPLIALMKNQVDAIRGISENQGIAHVLNSSLNKSEIAQVKSDIEAGITKLLYVAPESLIKEEYAEFLRKQKISFVAIDEAHCISEWGHDFRPEYRNLKNIIKEIDNVPIIGLTATATEKVQEDILKTLGMTDANVFKASFNRPNLFYEVRPKTKDVEKDIIRFIKQRPGKSGIIYCLSRKKVEEIAQILQVNGINAVPYHAGLDAKTRVKHQDMFLMEDCEVVVATIAFGMGIDKPDVRFVIHHDIPKSLESYYQETGRAGRDGGEGYCLTFYSYKDIEKLEKFMANKPVAEQEVGHALLQEVVGYAETSMNRRKYLLHYFGEEFDEVHGEGANMDDNMRNPKKKHEAKDEVVTLLSVIRDTSEMYKPKEIVNTLIGKENALLKSHRTTEQPFFGIGKAKDNHYWMALIRQVLVADLIQKEIEQYGVLKLTKAGKEFINDPSSFMMTENHVYETADDGTIITNEKSAGGGVDDALVKMLKDLRKTVGKRLGVPPFAVFQDPSLDDMALKYPITLDELAKVHGVGEGKARKYGKDFVALISKYVEDNDIMRPDDLIVKSTGVNSGLKLYIIQNTDRKLPLEDIAKSKGLEMSELIKEMEAIVFSGTKLNIDYAVDDLLDEDQQEEIHEYFMEAETDKIQEALDEFDGDYDDDELRLMRIKFTSEVAN; encoded by the coding sequence ATGAATAGAGAGCAGACGGATTTATATGGATCATTAAAAAAAATCTTCGGATTTAACCAGTTTAAAGGACTACAAGAAGATGTAGTGAATAGTGTATTGAATAATAAAAATACATTTGTTATCATGCCAACTGGTGGGGGTAAATCGCTATGCTATCAGCTCCCTGCCTTAATGAAAGAAGGCACAGCTATTGTAGTATCGCCACTCATAGCTCTGATGAAAAATCAGGTAGATGCCATCAGAGGGATTTCTGAAAATCAAGGAATAGCCCATGTATTAAACTCTTCGTTGAACAAGTCAGAGATAGCACAAGTGAAATCAGATATTGAAGCAGGAATTACAAAATTGCTATATGTAGCTCCTGAATCTTTAATTAAAGAAGAATATGCTGAATTTCTAAGAAAGCAAAAAATATCGTTTGTAGCGATTGATGAAGCACATTGTATTTCTGAATGGGGGCATGACTTTAGACCCGAGTACCGAAATCTGAAAAATATTATCAAGGAAATTGATAACGTACCTATCATTGGTTTAACTGCAACTGCGACCGAGAAAGTACAAGAAGATATTTTAAAAACTCTCGGAATGACCGATGCCAATGTTTTTAAAGCATCGTTCAACAGACCCAATTTGTTTTATGAAGTACGCCCTAAAACAAAGGACGTAGAAAAAGACATTATTCGTTTTATAAAACAACGACCAGGTAAATCAGGAATAATTTATTGTTTAAGCCGTAAAAAAGTAGAAGAAATAGCACAAATTTTACAAGTTAACGGTATCAATGCAGTTCCTTATCACGCAGGTTTAGATGCCAAAACACGTGTAAAGCATCAAGATATGTTCTTGATGGAAGATTGTGAAGTGGTGGTAGCTACCATTGCCTTTGGTATGGGAATAGACAAACCAGATGTTCGTTTTGTAATACACCACGATATTCCAAAAAGTTTAGAGAGTTATTATCAAGAAACAGGTAGAGCTGGTCGTGATGGGGGAGAAGGTTACTGTTTAACATTCTATTCGTATAAAGATATTGAAAAGCTTGAAAAATTCATGGCGAATAAGCCAGTAGCCGAACAAGAAGTAGGGCATGCACTGTTGCAAGAAGTTGTGGGGTATGCAGAAACTTCAATGAATAGGAGAAAATATTTACTGCATTATTTTGGAGAAGAGTTTGATGAAGTACATGGTGAAGGGGCTAATATGGATGATAACATGCGTAATCCAAAGAAAAAGCACGAAGCCAAAGATGAAGTGGTAACCTTGCTCTCTGTAATTAGAGATACAAGCGAAATGTATAAACCAAAAGAAATTGTAAACACGCTTATTGGTAAAGAAAATGCCTTATTAAAATCTCATAGAACAACCGAACAACCTTTTTTCGGTATAGGTAAAGCAAAAGACAACCATTATTGGATGGCTTTGATCCGACAAGTATTGGTGGCTGATTTGATACAAAAGGAAATAGAACAATACGGAGTTTTAAAGCTTACCAAAGCAGGAAAAGAGTTTATAAATGATCCATCATCATTTATGATGACAGAGAATCATGTATATGAAACAGCAGATGACGGTACGATTATAACCAACGAAAAGTCAGCAGGAGGAGGCGTAGACGATGCATTGGTAAAAATGTTGAAAGACCTTAGAAAAACTGTTGGAAAACGTTTAGGAGTACCCCCATTTGCAGTTTTTCAAGATCCATCTTTAGACGACATGGCGCTTAAATATCCAATTACATTAGATGAACTAGCTAAAGTTCACGGGGTTGGAGAAGGAAAGGCGAGAAAGTATGGAAAAGATTTTGTAGCACTTATTTCAAAATACGTAGAAGATAACGATATCATGCGTCCAGATGATTTAATTGTGAAAAGTACTGGAGTAAATTCAGGACTAAAACTATATATTATTCAAAATACCGATAGAAAACTACCTCTAGAAGATATAGCAAAGTCTAAAGGTTTAGAAATGTCTGAATTGATAAAAGAAATGGAAGCGATTGTATTTTCTGGAACGAAGCTAAACATCGATTATGCAGTAGATGACTTGCTTGATGAAGACCAGCAAGAAGAAATCCATGAGTATTTTATGGAAGCGGAAACAGATAAAATTCAAGAAGCTTTAGATGAGTTTGATGGAGATTATGACGATGATGAGTTACGCTTAATGCGCATTAAATTTACCAGTGAAGTAGCCAACTAG
- a CDS encoding VOC family protein codes for MQGSTYLHFNGDCKEAMAFYADVLGGEMTMLMQFKDAPEEVYKNIPDEAMELTMHCTVEAGSFSIMGSDFLDENETLTKGNNFAVSINTEDEAAAVAIFNGLSNEGSVMMPLEEAFWGGKFGMLRDKYGVNWMISIEEQIS; via the coding sequence ATGCAAGGAAGTACGTATTTACACTTTAACGGAGATTGCAAAGAAGCAATGGCTTTTTATGCAGATGTTTTAGGAGGAGAGATGACAATGTTAATGCAATTTAAAGATGCTCCTGAAGAGGTTTACAAAAACATTCCTGATGAAGCAATGGAATTAACAATGCATTGTACTGTAGAAGCAGGAAGTTTTTCTATCATGGGTTCTGATTTCTTAGACGAAAATGAAACATTAACCAAAGGGAATAACTTTGCGGTTAGCATAAATACTGAAGACGAAGCAGCAGCAGTAGCAATTTTTAACGGACTTTCTAATGAGGGAAGCGTTATGATGCCACTTGAAGAAGCTTTTTGGGGAGGTAAATTTGGAATGTTACGAGATAAGTATGGAGTGAATTGGATGATTTCTATAGAAGAGCAAATTTCTTAA